In Vibrio atlanticus, the following proteins share a genomic window:
- a CDS encoding IS4 family transposase, with product MTYIEPTLWAQKQFGQAHLNDPRRTQRLVALAASLAEQPGVPVSKLIISPAEMEGAYRFIRNEQIKAEDIAEAGFYVTAQEALEQQTLLALEDTTSLSYSHRSIRDELGHSNQGNRHRAMFVHSTLLFAPDTQSVIGLIEQQRWTRDIEKRGQRHQHATRPYKEKESYKWEQASRHVAERLGDKISDVISVCDREADLFEYLTYKREQQQRFLVRSMQSRCIEEHDNRLYSYASTLLSAGEKVLEIPQKGGRKARKAHLDIKYAPVTLKSPANKKEFDNIPLYYVGCIEQGESGNKLAWHLLTSEPITSKEEALKIVSYYERRWLIEDFHKVWKSEGTEVEQLRMQSKDNLERLSVVLAFIATRLLQLRFMNESDELSKSSCEQVLKGKAWKLMWLKLESKKLPKEAPNISWAYNGIARLGGWKNTKRTGRASIKTLWQGWLRLQTILEGYELAKSLD from the coding sequence ATGACCTATATAGAGCCAACCCTTTGGGCACAAAAACAGTTCGGTCAAGCCCACCTTAATGACCCTAGACGCACTCAAAGACTCGTTGCTCTCGCAGCCTCACTGGCCGAGCAGCCTGGCGTACCCGTCTCGAAACTCATTATCTCCCCTGCTGAAATGGAAGGGGCTTATCGCTTCATCCGTAATGAGCAAATCAAAGCAGAAGATATCGCAGAAGCGGGTTTTTATGTCACCGCACAAGAAGCATTAGAGCAACAAACACTTCTTGCCTTAGAAGACACCACTTCTCTCAGTTACTCCCATCGCAGCATTCGAGATGAACTCGGGCACTCCAATCAAGGCAATCGACATCGCGCCATGTTCGTACACTCAACCTTACTTTTTGCTCCCGACACTCAATCTGTTATTGGTTTAATTGAACAACAGCGCTGGACTCGTGATATAGAAAAGCGAGGTCAAAGGCACCAGCATGCGACTCGACCATACAAAGAGAAAGAAAGTTATAAGTGGGAACAAGCCTCTCGCCATGTCGCTGAGCGACTTGGCGATAAAATTTCGGATGTCATTTCTGTGTGCGATAGAGAAGCCGACCTATTTGAATACCTCACTTACAAGCGAGAGCAACAACAAAGGTTCCTCGTTCGCTCAATGCAAAGCCGCTGTATTGAAGAGCATGATAATCGTCTTTATAGCTATGCCTCTACCCTGTTATCAGCCGGAGAGAAAGTGCTCGAAATACCGCAAAAAGGCGGTCGTAAAGCTCGCAAGGCTCATTTAGATATCAAATATGCCCCCGTGACACTCAAGTCTCCTGCTAACAAGAAAGAGTTCGATAACATTCCGCTTTACTACGTGGGATGTATAGAACAAGGAGAGAGTGGTAATAAGCTCGCATGGCACTTACTGACTTCAGAGCCGATAACGAGCAAGGAAGAGGCACTCAAAATCGTCAGTTATTATGAGCGGCGCTGGCTAATAGAAGATTTTCATAAAGTCTGGAAAAGTGAAGGGACTGAAGTTGAGCAACTGAGAATGCAAAGTAAGGATAACTTAGAAAGGCTCAGCGTCGTTTTGGCTTTTATCGCGACTCGGTTACTCCAGTTGAGGTTTATGAATGAATCAGACGAGTTATCTAAGAGCAGTTGTGAGCAGGTATTAAAAGGCAAAGCGTGGAAGTTAATGTGGCTCAAGTTGGAGAGCAAAAAACTACCGAAAGAAGCGCCTAATATATCATGGGCTTACAACGGTATTGCTCGGTTAGGTGGTTGGAAGAATACCAAGCGAACAGGTCGCGCTTCTATAAAGACGTTATGGCAAGGATGGCTTAGGTTACAAACCATCCTTGAAGGGTATGAACTCGCTAAGTCTCTTGATTAA
- a CDS encoding H-NS family nucleoid-associated regulatory protein, with translation MSELTKTLLNIRSLRAFSRELTLEQLEEALDKLTIVVQERQESEAEERAAKAEQEAKLSAIAEQIAKDGIDVADLIAALSGEAKSKTTKSKRAPRPAKYKYVDANGDEKTWTGQGRTPSAIQEQLDAGKSLEEFAL, from the coding sequence ATGTCTGAATTAACAAAAACTCTATTAAATATCCGTAGCCTTCGTGCGTTCTCACGTGAATTAACTCTTGAGCAACTTGAAGAAGCGCTAGACAAGCTGACTATTGTTGTACAAGAACGTCAAGAGTCTGAAGCTGAAGAACGCGCAGCAAAAGCAGAGCAAGAAGCTAAGCTTTCTGCTATCGCAGAACAAATTGCAAAAGACGGAATCGATGTTGCCGATCTTATTGCTGCACTTTCTGGTGAAGCAAAATCTAAAACAACAAAATCTAAACGTGCTCCTCGCCCTGCGAAATACAAATACGTAGACGCGAATGGCGACGAAAAAACTTGGACAGGTCAAGGCCGTACGCCTTCAGCTATCCAAGAACAACTAGATGCTGGTAAATCTCTAGAAGAGTTTGCTCTTTAA